The proteins below are encoded in one region of Apium graveolens cultivar Ventura chromosome 4, ASM990537v1, whole genome shotgun sequence:
- the LOC141719381 gene encoding uncharacterized protein LOC141719381, whose translation MDYSIATGRPLKYHVDDLYRMHIVCTKGCPFRLWLSYMVEYEGWKIKTVHDEHNCIYHYKNNLVMTNYLADLYGDRIRRNPNWKLSEMPEEFKRVLKVGVCDAKCCRVRKRALSGIGEEMVKHYASLRRFGGDILKSNKENTVKISTTRMNEQDSPCFQRFYVCYVELRKGWKEGCRPILGLDGCFLKTVCGGQLLSAVGRDGNNSIFPVAMAVVETESYDSWKWFLMLGLIKAVKELLPHIEHMNCTRHIYSNFGKKHGSEAVRNAFYDASDATHPEAFKVAMRDLEKASKKAWVIMNRFEPHVWSKAFFGTHCKIDSTENNISECFNSWILKSRFMPLIDMLTDIHDKIMERLHQKRDAMQNVDCIIFPRTRKILNDVVVASSECSVLWDGRHNFQVKWRGIGFYKSRLNPTDFVSHYIKKETYMKAYSHCLEVIRGEPFGKRLMEILLCHLQE comes from the exons ATGGATTATTCTATTGCTACTGGGAGACCATTGAAATACCATGTAGATGACTTGTATAGGATGCATATAGTGTGTACTAAGGGGTGCCCTTTTAGGTTGTGGCTATCATATATGGTGGAGTATGAGGGATGGAAAATAAAGACAGTACATGATGAGCATAACTGCATTTATCACTACAAAAACAACCTTGTTATGACAAATTATCTTGCAGATCTGTATGGGGATAGAATTCGGAGAAATCCAAACTGGAAGCTATCTGAAATGCCAGAGGAGTTCAAGAGAGTTTTGAAGGTGGGAGTATGTGATGCCAAATGTTGCAGGGTTAGAAAAAGAGCTTTAAgtgggattggagaagagatgGTGAAACACTATGCTAGTTTGAGGAGGTTTGGTGGTGATATTTTGAAGAGTAACAAGGAGAATACTGTTAAAATATCCACAACCAGGATGAATGAACAAGATTCTCCTTGTTTTCAAAGATTTTATGTCTGTTATGTAGAGTTGAGAAAGGGATGGAAGGAAGGTTGCAGACCTATCCTTGGTTTGGATGGATGCTTCCTGAAGACAGTATGTGGGGGACAACTTTTATCTGCTGTAGGGAGGGATGGAAATAACTCCATTTTTCCTGTTGCAATGGCTGTGGTTGAGACTGAATCATATGATAGCTGGAAGTGGTTCTTAATGCTT GGGCTAATAAAGGCTGTGAAAGAACTGCTACCACATATAGAGCACATGAATTGCACAAGGCATATATATTCCAATTTTGGAAAGAAACATGGAAGTGAGGCTGTGAGGAATGCTTTTTATGATGCTAGTGATGCCACACATCCTGAAGCTTTTAAAGTTGCAATGAGGGATCTTGAGAAGGCATCAAAGAAGGCTTGGGTGATAATGAATAGGTTTGAACCACATGTATGGTCTAAAGCTTTCTTTGGAACACATTGCAAGATAGATAGCACCGAGAATAACATCTCGGAGTGTTTTAATTCATGGATTCTGAAATCCAGATTCATGCCATTAATTGACATGTTGACTGATATCCATGATAAGATTATGGAAAGATTACATCAGAAAAGAGATGCAATGCAAAATGTAGATTGTATTATTTTTCCTAGAACTCGGAAAATTTTAAATGATGTGGTTGTAGCAAGTTCTGAGTGTAGTGTGCTTTGGGATGGGAGGCATAATTTTCAAGTGAAGTGGAGGGGGATTGGATTTTAT AAAAGTAGGCTTAATCCAACTGATTTTGTGTCCCATTATATTAAGAAAGAAACTTACATGAAGGCTTACTCTCACTGTTTGGAAGTGATAAGGGGTGAGCCTTTTGGGAAGAGGTTAATGGAGATACTATTATGCCACCTCCAAGAATGA